A segment of the Tachysurus vachellii isolate PV-2020 chromosome 18, HZAU_Pvac_v1, whole genome shotgun sequence genome:
CTGAGCAAGAGCACCAGGTCATCTTGCACCGCTCTGTGGTGCGCTCTGCAGATGACTGTTTCCAAAATAAGCATCAGCGCCAAGGACGGAGAAGAGGGGAACACGTCTTCGGTTTTACAGCACGACGGTTGTGACCAGATCGACCTTGAAAATGCGCTGTGACTTTTATGCGAGGCAGTTGTTcctctttttgtgtgtgagtactaTTCTAAATGGAACGCTCAGTGAGGTGCTCAGTGGAATGGGTGAATATTGTTACGTAAGTTATTAGACTGCAGCGAACTCTGTAGTACAGTAGGCTCCGTTCAGAGCAATAGATGGAATCCTCAGTTCAGTATCATTTATTACTAAATAATCCCAAATGATATATATGGTCATACAAATAGGGTCAATTTTCCTAAGGGATAATGGTCGAAAGAGATCATTGCCCAGTCATTTGGTTGGTGGATTTTGAGACGCCACACGTCTGTTGTGGACAGAATGCATAAgaaaagagaacagagagagagagagagagagagagagagagagagagagagagagagttggtgTGAGACAAGATCCagtaacagaacagaacagggaTGTTTTATGTGTGGAAAAAAAGTGATCATTGGAAAGGAACGTAAAGGTCAGCGAGTTTGAAGAATTAACGAGATTGTCACCCTCTTGACCTTAGATTTTAGTAGCGTTTACTCCCACCGGAAAGGAAACGCACAGctttaaaagtaattaattcAGGATTAGTTTCACTTTGACGGTTTGATTAGCGTGCGCGTCAAAGAAATGCAAATCCTGGGAGTAAACTGTAAGTTCAGGctatatttataactttaaTGTCCTTGTATTTTACCTATTTATTGCAGCTTGGTTATGTTGCAGCATTTGGTTTTGAATAATCATATCTGTAAAGTATTTACTTTCTGAGATTCCAGTAGttttcgtttatttattttcaataagcCGTATTTTAACTTGAGATAAACGATAAATTAGTCAGCGTATGAAGTACAGAACATCTCAAGACAGGATACATCTCCAGATTTCTTTCAGTATTTAACAATCTTGTTGAATCAGATTGCTGTTTATTTGAAGTTAAGAAAGACCAAATCCCTCTGAAAACCTGGGAAGAATGATGACCTCTGTGTGAACAGATAATGATGTGCCAGGGACCGTCATTGTTCTAATGACTATTTTAATGTTTCTGTTTGCGATTAAtgtttgcatttttctttttcgttATTAATGGACACAtcgaaaaacaataaaagagcaGAAATCCACATTGatgctaaacatttttatagttaCTTTCAAaggtattaaaatgtaatggtTGTAATATGGCACACACAGTACAGGGGCTCACAAGAACAATGTAGGAGTAAATCAATGATCAATTAAACCTTAGActactgaaggaaaaaaaaaatcaaattgaattacAAGGTGTCTTTTGTTTCACTGTTATCGTATCGTTATCGAGAGCTATCGAAAACTTCAAACCATTCAgatcaaaacattttatttagtgtttgatttatttaacacGAATATATCTAATCTTTACGTTTCTTTATTcagattaaaatataaaaaaaaatatatatatatatatatatatatatatatatactaaaatTTATTTCTAGTTGAACTATAAAGGCAGTTTGAACCCAcattttgtgttaaacatgttaaAGAAGTGTGAGTATTTTAATAAGTGCTGATACTACAGAACAGCTGGATGCTGGAATCTAAAGGGCTCAGACAGTCGTTCCGTCTGCAGCGTCAACGGAAACAGGTTTATATTTTCACAGATATAAAACCCTTACGTGATAAGCAgattaaaatataaagtaaaccATAAAATTGTTCATgtgataacattttttttttgtaagcagaggtttatttcacattttcagcTTTATGAAGTTTACTAGCACAGCTTACTAAGAACATTAAATCTAACTACCATAATTCATGAAAATGAGTGACTTTGCTGAGTTCATTCATCCTGTCAGAGATCACACTCTTTTTAGCACTGAAACGTTGAAGTTTTACATTCAGGTTTTTGGAAGTTTAacttccaaatttttttttttggcagactCTGTCTTATGTCTCCATATTGCTACATGAGAAGAAAAAGGATTACTAAGgccacattcacactgcaggtaaaagtggcccaaatttggggtcatgtgaccaggtcagacttcttcaggagtaatgtgaacactcaaatctagcccagatctgatttttttttttcaaatcagattcagaccacttccatatgtggtcctgaatcagacccaaatcagattttttccaatgtggccgcagtgtgaacaaccgagacggatttgatgtgacttttacgtcaatctacatcaacattcgtcacaattatgccccagcgagttcgcacacaaacgtgactacgcctacaaaatggctcaaataatcaaaagttgccctcgacatccgaatattttcaaaacacttcgtctctgtgctgccattacacaaacatttagaaagaaaagcgaaaatgcttactttcTCCATAACCTCGaaaactttagcgcaacggcgtgctgcgtgtgacgttattgttattgttcgtttgcgcatgcgggtcagttcgaaacagcaaacagttcacactggtatctgaggccacattttaaaaggtaatgtgaacagtcaaacaaaaaaatcagatctgagcaaaatattcGAATTGAGCATTaggacttgcagtgtgaacgcagATTTAGTGTTTCAAGTTATTTCTTAAATGCTTGTTAACCGAAAGCATAAGACCTTCACCGAGTGCTAGTTTTGCTGCCTGATGTGACCATGTTAAGGCAGAACGTtcgtgtttattttttgtgtgagCTTTAGGATCAGATGATGTGAAGAGAAGTATAAAAAGTTTCAAAACTTATTCTCATTCAaaactaattattttcttttgtaaagtCTTTTAAAGGAAAGACTCTTAGCACCGTATCTTCTGTGTCTGTGGAAAACAGAGAACTTCCTCACCTTTATATGTACCGAGAAAAATAACTAAACAGAATTGAAATCTCCTATAATTAAGAGCTACATCTCTTTAGAGAtttaactaaaagaaaaaaaaaaatatataaacatgcaGGGAAAGAACACAAAGGGGgaaagaacagatttttttcaaattctgCATCCCTCCAGTTTCGGACTGCAAAAACATGATTTCTGCTTTAATTGTCTTCTATTAATTAACACACAATGTTTACAATGATGGGATGAAACACACCTGCACAAAATTAGTACAATTTGAGATCGATTCCAAAATGTTCTTGTGaattcaatgtgtgtgtgtttgtgtgtgtctttccaaGTAGGGATACACACGTCATTGAGCAGTACAAGCTGCTATAAAGGGTGGTGCTGAGAAGTTTTGCTACtctgtttattaaaagaaagaaagaaagaaagaaagccaaaGGTTCCAGCAGTCCACATAGAGGTTACTCGTCTTGAGCGTTTGAGTCTGTAACGCATTTCCTCGTCTATCTCTTGCGCTCGCCCTTCTGTGTACGCTTCTTCTCCCTGTCTTTGCGCTCCTGCTTGCTAAGCTTGTCCTTCTCACGCTGCATCTTGTCTTGCTCCTTTTTCTTATGCGCGTCCTCCTTGGCCTGCTCACGCTGCTGCCGGCGCCGGTTCAACACTTCATCCACGTTGGTGTTCTTAAACAGGGCTGAGACTGTGGGTAAAGGATGCTAACTCTGTACATGACAAATATTACCAAATCCAAAAGATTAGtaaacttaaaaacaaacaaacaaaaaaaaaccctgatgttTGACTTTTAAATGACGGTAAATGGATCAGTCGTAACCTACGTGTTTCAGCAGcctttacattatatttaattacttttatgATACATAATCCTGTATTGAAAAAAAGGATACATTTGTCACTGGGGATTCCCACTCCTCCTGCCACGTCCTCGTCGTCCGCATCTTCAGTGTCAACGTTAAGAAATCAAAACACAAGGAACACGACAGAGACAGAAGTTCAAACACTTGCAGCAACATCCATCAGACATCTATTTTCTCTTTCCACCGAGCACAAGTTCAAGCGGTTAAGGATATTCTTCGTCATCTGTCACGTTTGCGTACTGGGCAAGCAGCGCCTCTTTCCTCTTCTTGGCCTCCTCGGACACTTCCTTCTGCTTAACTACGATCTGAGCCTGCTTCTCCATCAGACTGGCAATGGCCTGAACCTCatctagggaaaaaaaaaaaaaaaaagacgcaaGGACAAAAGAATCAGATCACGGGATCGTTTCCAGAtccgtctctgtgtctctcactaTCCAGCGGTTTGCTGACAGTCAGGACTCCACAGACTTTATTTTGTAGAAGTGAACAATTTGTTGGTAAAAGTCTCAGAAGATTCAGGCAAGATTCCAAATTTAAGAACCAATTGGTTATAAGAAATCTGTCCAATCTTATCAGTAGAGTCAGTGTGAGTCCAGGTTTTTCCTTCCacccaagcagaagccacagtCTTATTAAATAGACTGATTACtgtctgattaaacaggtggaatcaggtgaaAACCTGCCCCCACCCTGGTCCTTagcggataagattggacacgcTTGACAGCTTGGCGATGCTTCCAGGCTCTTACCTACGTCAATGTTTACCAGAACTGGATCAACAGGATGGAGTTTTAAACACAGATTTTAACAGCCTGTTAAAAAGCTGATACCTttggctcacacacactctctctcacacacgaaTCTTTTCTCAGCTTCAGTGTTAATCTGACAGGTTAAGAATCTTTCAATATTACCTAACAAGATTATTATTGCGGGTGCGGCTTAAGTAACATGGCCAACGTTTCGAGTGTTACATGTCCGCTTACCCTCTGGGTGATTGCTGGTGGCTGCATTTCGAGAGCAGCAGTCGGTCCACTGTTTCAGGATCTGCTGACAAACCTCCTCGAGTGCGTCTTCATCCTAACAGAAGGATAAAATCGAACCAAAGATGGTCCCATTAGACAACAGTGCTGCTATATTCTCCAATCTGACTGGTCAGGTAACAGCAGCCCTGACAGGGGGCCGTCTAAAGGACACACAACAGCATATAAAGTGTATAATCGGTAAATATAGTGAACAGTTCTGCAAGGGGaagtttgtgtagtgtttaaaggaagagactccagtgtcagcgaTGCGATGACGTCACTTGGTGTCACCGAACGTATAATAACCTTCTCCTGAAAACAGCTTGCACTGTTGCTGAGGTCTCAGTGATCAAAATAACCTCAGCTGTTCCTCACATCCagcgtgtcctaaaccacaaCATGTTCACTACGTAGGGCACCATTTATTTACCCCTTTGTCTCGTCTACAATCAGTGAatctttaaacttttaaacttaGTAAACTTAATACATAGACGACTTACAACACAAACAATGTTATATGTTGTCACTCGACACGTTTAATCACGTGAAGTTGATTAAGAAACGTGTGATTAAAGCGAACACGATCCTTATCAGCGGATCCACAGGCGTTACCCTGACAAACCCAAACCACTGCGTCGTCCCTACACTAGTGCACTAGTCAGACAGCAGCAGAACACTTTCTACACCCTACACTAGTGCACTACATGTACACCACATGAGGATGGAGTCAGAGCTCATGATGCCCGGCGTGTACCGACCACAAAAGCCGACAGGATGCCGTTCAGCGCATCGCTTTTCTCCTCGTCgctctcctcctcctgcagAACACCGAGGATGTATACACCGTAAACCTCCCGGTCCGCCCCGAGACCGTCCAGCCGCTCATTCAACCACTTTTTAAACTCCCCGGCCGAGAAGTCGGGCGCCGCCATGTTGGCTGGGGTCCTGCGCCTGCGCGCTGAGGTGTCCGCTCAGCTCGCCTGTTTATAAACACCTTAGAGTTGTTTTCGtgcttcactctttctttctttatgtctttctttctttcttttttcactatttttcttcttttttcactctttttctttctttcgttctttctttctttctttctttctttctttctttctttctttctttcttttcttttttcactcttttcgttctttctttcttttttcactcttccttttttctttccttcttttttcactcttcctattttctttctttctttccttcttttttcactctttctttctttctttctttctttctttctttctttcttgttatattttttgatagttttgtttgctgtttttatttatttatttatttgtttatttatatatattaaggACTTGTATTTTTTGACTTGCTGACTAATTTCTAATTTTTAGTTCTAAcacaatgtttttgtattattattattattattattattattattattattattattattattattattattcggtttttgtgtttatttgttctgttacttcattaaatttacacgtcatgtctttttgtttgactatttggtttattttatttacttgctgtcttctttttatttttaaagatctATTTAAAAAAGTCGATCGAATTGAATTTTAGATGTTATACTTTAGCTGTTCGGTTCTCacgtcctgtgtgtgtgtgtgtgtgtgtgtgtgtgagattgtattttatactttaaatagACTTTGTACTGTCCTGTGTGGTGGTGTTCTTGTCCTCCATGAGTGCATTGTAATTTGCTTCTTGGGCCACTAGAGGGCGAAAGGAGTCTGTTTAGAAGACAGGATCACGTTTGTCACTGTTGGGTCAGATCATAACGTGATGGctgtattataaaaataataataataataataataatatactaatttaatttttatttagttacttCAGTTAATTCTGAAGATAATTTCTGCATCTGatgtatgcatttatttagtttatattatttcttaatTCTGAGGCTATATTTGAGgctataattttttaaattattcattttagcTGATCGAAAATGGAGTTTGGCTTTAAGTTTAGCCTTTTGTTAACCATAGAAATGCTGTGGAGCAAGTGTGCGTTTGGAGCTGTGGCCTGGTTAGCGTCGTCAGTTATTGTTAACTCTTGCtattattaaaacacattaaaacatcaCATAACCACATAAAATACATCCTTTATTTTAGTATAAGAGTTCTCTTCCACAGCTTAACCTGGCTTACAGCCAAGAATGAGGGACACGAGAGGAACAGAGGATGGTCAGCGCTCCTGGAAGCTGATCCTGGAAGCCGCTCCAGGGCCGAGGGGTTCCTGTGTCATCAGCCTATGATGCCATCGTCCCTATGGGCTGCGTGGAATTATATTTATCAAGCAAAAGCAGATTGATGCAAAGTGACTGAAGCCAGGGGGATTGATGGAGTGCATCAGTGGGCATCTACAGGTCCATGTCtgggggcacacacacacacacacacacacacacacacacacacacacacacacacacacacactcgcgttCAAACCTGAACCAAGCCTCCCAGATCAAATCTTTTCTATTTAATTCAGTTCTAATAAATTCTACTCAATtctatttatatagcacttttaacaatagacataatctcaaagcagctctacagaaacaaataaattcaacctagaaattttacatttaaaatttttatttaatcctaATGAGGAAGCCAGAGGAGACGGTGGTGAGAAAATGAGGACTTAAAAAGGAATCTCATCCTGATCTGGAtgtcagagagtgtgattataaatcatttccctgcTGTAAATGTGTACTAAACGATCAAAAAGTGCAATAAGGTTCGTAATTAGGAAATACGTCTGTTTTGTTGAAGTCAGATTCAAtaccacacaaaaaaatatataaaaaactggATTAGATATCAGAGAAAAACTGTAAATCTGATGAAATCCTGTAATAAAAGACTGGAATTGGAtttggaaacattttttttaaatacttttttgtataAAGAGACTTaattcctatttatttatttgttataatatatatatatatatcatatttataattttttttataaaaacaaatgtttatatttgtgtaaatCCTGTGATCCTTTggatgagatttttttttaaaagcctcATTTTCagaagcttatttatttatttatttatttatttattttaaatcagacGATTAACgatgaaaaaaataagtaaaaaaatgtaaagctaaTTTTATTACTAGAGAGTTAGGTAGTAATTAGCagtaatgtatgtatatatatatatatatatatatatatatatatatatatatatatatatatatatatatatatatttcacattttttttattatattaaagagctaaaaaaaattagcctttttattaaaaattaaaaaatacatttttcatacagtatgtagacagAGAACATAATCACGTTCACTTTAAGAAAAAGATAAAGCAcattttttagttgttttcataataataatgaatctaAAAACATTGTACATAAAAGTTGAACACGATCAAAATCCATAAAAAATGTCATGGCTCGAGAATCAGACTAATTTAAGACAAACTTGGGATTACTCACCAGACTCACCAGTCCTTAATGTtgtataagaagaagaagaattcaaCAACATTCGGGACTTAATGTTAGTTTATTTACAGAGCAGTGACACAAAAGTACACAAGTTTTAAGCTATAAAACACTCAGGAAGCGAAATTAATCAAAAGACTGAGAATAGAATcaatgaatcagaatcaaatcCTGTCCTGGAGTGCTTCAACTTCTGGGACGTTTTTCATCAGTATAAAGAAgcgtctgatgtcgtgtctgtgagtccgatctaaaataaatcaagacTCTGTTGCTTGttcggtgtgttttagacgtgtgtttgtcaaTCTGTTAATGAACTTACACTGAATTtcagtgttgaagagaaatctgaggtgtgttttagatgaacaaacacttggagcttctcagagagcagaaataggtttgatatcaacatttactcttaAGATGTAAAGACTGTGAGGAGGACttggtgtgattgtgtgtgtatatataaaacactcgAGCGTGtacaatagaaagaaagaaggtcGAGGAACAGAGGTTATCACGTCTCATCCTCGCTCTACTTGCTATCGCTCCTCACACGTCTGTCGGATCTCCGCGGCTTTCACACAGCTCTTCTCTCACTTTGTCAGATGGACATCTCATCCAGATTTAAAGTGtgttttagatgaacaaacacttggagcatctcagagagcagaaatgggtttaaaatcaacatttactctgaagatacaaacatctgtgtggaaaaaaactaaccaggaacttttctatgaatatatctcTCCTGGTAttctagagaaaaacagaaaactcaACAAATTCTTAatgtcctgagtgtctactttcgtATGAGCTTCACATTAACACAACTGTGGAGTAAGACATGATAAAGAAGTtccattttttggcctctgggaacAAAAAGAAAGGTAATTCGCTTGGTCTTGAAAAGGATTTTGTGGTTTCAGGAtcgcattcattcattcagctcTGGATGTTTACTCTGCCTCGACTCGGTCTTATCTGGATCTCGGGTCGCTCAGCTCTTGGGTTTGATGATTTGTCCTATTTGTTTGTTACCTTTGATGTGAGGGTTGACGACAGGTTGAGCTTCTCACAGAGCGAAATCTCTCctctgagaaaataaaagagaggaAAGGAATAAGGGGATAAACAtttgtctcactcacacacacacacacacacacacacacacacacacacagattaggGTTTAGTGTGTATAAAAGCTCCTGTGGGAGAGTCTTTATTTGCTGCTCTGCTCTGAAACATTCAGTAAACTAAACTTTCGTtgattagtttttttattttattttatttatcacagcaTCTCAGACATTCGTGTCAGCTATCCTAATACTTTATTGTTTCCATGCTAACCTAAGGCATGTGTCATTTATGGCTATTTGATGAacattaatggaaggagtctccagcgtcagcacTTTGTACTAGTCAGAAAATGTAACCTGAAGCTTTACGAGACAGATAATTATGTAAGACACTACGAGGCATAAAAAGTACACCATTTTTGTAATAATTACAAATCGCAGCTGCGGTCTGATACCGAGACGATACATTAGATAGTTAGGGGGGCTAATACTTATGCAACCTGTATCGCTGAGATGTAGTCATAAAAACAACAGATGAGTGTTGAAGCGAGGAACTAAAACGATAAGTCATTTTATATAGTAAAGAGCAGGATATGAGCATGTGAGGGgttgaaggagtgtgtgtgtgtgtgtgtgtgtgtgtgtgtgtgtgtgtgtgtgtgtgtgtgtgtgtgtgtgtgtgtgtgtgtgtgtgaggggtttagagagcgtgtgtgtgcttcagaGCTGTTTAAGAATGCACAATCCGTTTTATTTCAGGTCGCTGAACTTCAACGACCTCTTCTGAAAACTTTGTCTCTATTCTGGCTCCCAGCTTCTGCTCTGGTGCCAAGTCCTGCGTCTGCCACTGAGCatactgtgtgagtgagagagtgtgtgtgtgtgagagtgtgtgagagagagagagagagagagagagagagtgtctgtgcctgtgtgtgtgtgtgtgtgacaaagatGTGGTGCTCCTGATGGCAGTCACTTAGCCAGAGAGGCCACGTCCAGACGGGCCAAGAGGCGGAAGGCAAATATTTAGCCGTGCCACTCGTGCGGTCCTGGGAGCCTCGCCTCGCCCCACATGCTTGTATTCAGGGTCACGGATCTCATCTCTCAGCTAATATCTCAAGCACTGAGCAGATGGGGAATTAAATTGGAGAGCTTGGCATGATGTCATGTGAAGGgatgaagaggagaagaaggtaggatggagggatggatagatgacAGCAATTGATAAGAGAAAGAGGGACAAAATCTCATACCTTAGGATATTGTACTTTtgcaatatctatctatctatctatctatctatctatctatctatctatctatctatctatctatctatctatctatctatctatctatccactgTATTTCTCCATGACAGTCATCAAAGTCAATAACAGTGAGTCATCAATTAGCATTCAAAACAGttaaccatctatctatctatctatctatctatctatctatctatctatctatctatctatctatctaaagtatctatctatctatctatctatctatctatctatctatctatctatctatctatctatctatctatctatccactgTATTTCTCCATGACACAGTCATCAATGTCAATAACAGTGAGTCATCAATTAGCATTCAAAACAGTTAACCATCAATACTGTGAAAACTGTGTTGAGCTTTGACATGAGGATCCATCAATCTGTTAACATTTTATCTCCAGGTTTAACTAAAAGTCCCAGTGCTAAGATGTATACGGTGTAAAAGCCCTGTTGTCGTATAAAGTGTGATTCATTAACAGGGAAGGTACCAGGTATCGACTGATGAAGCTGATTAACGAGTATTAAAAACTATTCTCATGAAGATATGAACCTTTTCATTACCAATGATAGCACACCAACGATAATTAAAGCTGTGCTGGTTCTGGAGTCTAACGCTGGAGAATTCACCCTGAAGAAGGCACAAGTTTACTGCAGggcaacataaacacactgattCATATCCTGGGGTAAATTAACATAGCTGAGTCATCGACCTGCATGGAGATCCTGAAGAGCCTGTAGGAGAACCTGGATGAAACCCACGTGAAGAAAGTAATCTATTTAAACAAGTACATAATATATTTCTCAAAAAGTTTTTAATCGTTCACCTTGTCACTGGGTGATCCAAATCCTGTCGCAAATCTGGGTTCGGATGGACGTCCCAAAATACGCTAGCCAATCAGAGgagtctgtgagctcatgtatgtgttTCCTTCATGAGTGTTACGTTGCGCTGTGACACAACAGGACGCAACTGGTGGACTTCAAATGTCTCGGAGGAAACACACAATAagctacgttcacacacacagcgatTTTAACACTGCACATCGCCACTCAATGTACTCAGTGAAGTCGTCAAGACGCCATAGCAACAAGTTCATCAGCAGGTGGTGTGACTACAGTAGCATTCCGCTCAACAGACAAATGTTTGTCTGCATTGTATCATccgagatgaaggagaagcggTGTGTGCGATTTGCCACGTATCATGTGACTTTTACTGTCTTCATGCCCGGAAGCCGCAGTCacgagttcattcattcattcattcactcattttctaccgcttatccaaactacctcgggtcacggggaacctgtgcctatctcaggcgtcatcgggcatcaaggcaggat
Coding sequences within it:
- the ccdc43 gene encoding coiled-coil domain-containing protein 43, which codes for MAAPDFSAGEFKKWLNERLDGLGADREVYGVYILGVLQEEESDEEKSDALNGILSAFVDEDALEEVCQQILKQWTDCCSRNAATSNHPEDEVQAIASLMEKQAQIVVKQKEVSEEAKKRKEALLAQYANVTDDEDEDADDEDVAGGVGIPSDKSLFKNTNVDEVLNRRRQQREQAKEDAHKKKEQDKMQREKDKLSKQERKDREKKRTQKGERKR